AGATTCCCATAAGGCAGTAGCTACAAAATTAATTAATGATAATGCTATGTCTCTTTTTTGACGAATTTTGAAGCATGGGCATAAACAAATAGTTTAAGACAACTTTCCTGTAAAATTGCTATACTatcaataaaaaattacaatagtGTAACTATTATATGGAATGCAGTGCACTGGCCTATTGTACATGGAttcctaccaaaaaagtgtttcacATAATGAGTGTTAATTACGAATGAAATTCAGGGACAAATCATGTTCATTAAGTGACGGAATACTGTACAGCACAAAATTTACAAGGCATATAAATTACAAGAAACACATACAATAattacatgtttttattttatgaTCAATTAGGATATACATTAATTGACATATATAATGTAGTTGAACATTTTGGCTGTCATCTGAAAATTTACCATACCTAAGTAACACACATAGGGCATTCACATAAGGAAATTAAGCTTTGTAATTCTGGTTCAAGAAATTTATGTAGCTGTAACACCCAACTTACTGTTGTTTatcaatttaaaaaatgtaaattatcATCAGTGATTTCCAATGCTAATGAGTTAGTTtagatatgtaaatatttttttgaatatttcattttttgtatatttcattttggTGAACTTTTTTTCACAGACTTAAGTGGTGCCAAAAGCAGAGATAAACCACGGGCAAACTTATGAAACTGAGTGAGTGAAagacttttacaaaatttcaccaatGATGAATTTAAGTTGTTATCTTTATGAAAATCGTTACatcgcaaattaacaattttcatttgAAGCTCTGAGCAAGACTTTCTATATCACCGTTAAATGGCTATTGAAAAATCTTGATAATGTTTGCAGTTGCATCAAAATCTGAAATGGAGACTCAAGATTTATTTCTAAATCTTTCAGTTTTAGCTGTGAAATATACCAGAAATATATTCCCAGATTGCTGACAGTGTTTGGCGTGCATTAAAACGTGTGAAAATTTTTTGTGCACTTAagactaaaacaaaaaaatgttttatcGAAATTATTTCATATGAGTGAATCGTTCAATTTTTATACTTCGGTACCCCACTTCCATACTCTAATACAAAAACCGAGAAGCAAAGGATGTCTCATTGATGATCTTTAATGCGCTGTAGCATTGAAACTGCATATTTGCGATATAAGCAAATATAAATACGAAATCCACGAACTACGGCGCGATAGCTACGGAAACTAAATTTGAGAGTTCGCTGTATGATGTGCTTTCGTAACGCAATATGAGCACAAGACGTGATTAGTTAGCCAATTACAGCGAGCATAGCACCATGTGGTCTGTTCAGCTAACGACAATGTGGCTATTTCATCGCATGCGCGcacaaattaaaataaatacagtATAGAAATGAGTAGAGCTATGGCTTCATATATAATTTTGATCCTATTTTTTTGTCAGGGATGCAGTTAGGCTGGGATGTAAGACACATATTGAACTGATTTGAATGAAGCAATGACAATGCTACTCTTCCGTGAGAGAAATTATGACTTTCATTCCGGATATGTCAGTTTCCATATCGCTATTTCCGAGGGTATGGTATGGCTAGGCCGTAACAACAGAACTTAATCCTAGAACATTAAGGGGGGGTACCATTGTTACTAAACcattgtaaattttactactccaaatttCCTCATAAGAAGTCAATTTCTATGTAGTTTACACACTAGTTAAGTACAAGCTCTCCAGTAGTGTCTCATACAAAGTAAGTACAAAATGTACTTTACACCCAATACCAACAACTGTACTGATCCAAATGTTGGCGGGAAACAGCTCGGTAACAACTGTAAATTCTAGGAGTGTTTGGTGAACTAGGGTTAAATTGCTCTGAATGAAGCACTGACTCAGTCTTTATTGTCACAAATACTTAGCTGTTATTCTGTGAATAGGTAGTTATTTCCAGGAGTGTGATTAAGCCGCTTTCGGCTGTATTTTCTGAATATCTCGCAATTTCCTATGGTGTGGTTGGGCAGGGACATAAGAGCGCAACTTGAATTGGTACAAAAGAATCTGGTGGTGGTGATAAGACAAATCTGTAGCGTAGCCAGAGATCTATATTTGACTAGAATGCATTAGTTTCGTTGTGAGTTAGCGAAGCGAAATTTGGGAAAGTACACACAACAAAGTCTGTGAAGTCTTAGGAAATTGGGTGTTCAATGAAATTAAGCAAGGATCGAAAAAACGTTCCTTCAGCCCACTGAATTTTGGACcaagaaagtgttgttaataataataaaagatctGCAATGATTGTGTCTGCTTTGGTTCATACAACACCAACCGTATTGAAGGTTTTCAGTATTTTAAAGTGAACCATTATCTTAACTTCATAGATACTAAAGATCTTTCCGTTCACACAGAATTTGGTGGGATGTCAAGTGCCATCCCACGATATGGCAGAAAGATCAAATATTTCGTGGGTTAACTAGCTTAGTATCAAGTACATCGCCAGAAAAATATTACATCACCTTATTACTGAAGCAGGTGAACACTACCTGTCAAGTGGAATTTTAATTCAATAATTCTTTCGAGCAATGTTGCAAGCACAACTAGCTACTACAATTCTGTGCTTTTTCAGGAAACCTGCGCCTTCCATTTCCTCAGCATTACTGGTATGTTACAGCACTGTTCTCCTTGGTATGTATACTTTGTGTAGATTATATTGGAATATCTACTACTTTATTTgtgtttattattaaaattttgttgtttgtgtgttCACGCATTGAAAATACGATTGGCTGACTAATGTGTTATGTGCTCTCATTCTGATTGGCTGAGATCATGTGTCCTGTACCCTGGTTGTTTAACAAAAGCACATCATACAGTGCCATCTCAATTCTCACGGGTAACTCTTGTTTCACAATAATTCCCAAACATTGGTCCTGTTCCCACAAATGTGACGTCACACAATATCGTCGACCACACgatcggctatcgactttcgttagcaTTTGATACGGGCCTCATGAGATTTAATGGCGCATATTGGAGATATACAAAACACGTCAATCTTGGAATGATTTTGTTATAATTATTGCTACAATAAAATTTCACGTAATGATTTATTGACAGTTAACACATTCATGTAAGAGTGCTCTCTTAGGAGTGAGctgttatcgtcaataatttacaaattcagAACGAAAGATATATTTTATAATTTGCAGTACGTTCTCAACGTAACGGAGCACTGATAATTTGTCACAAAATCATTGccattataattaaatgtcaataaTGCATCAACGACACAAGTATTCAAAATAGAAAATGATAACTAAGACTGGCTCGACCAAGGCTAAGTGCTAGCGTACTGAATAACGTCATAGTTTCTGGAGTCGTGGTTCACATCATGTTGTGTGTAATTTTTTTCCCATGTTAGCTTTGTCAACATGTTCTgttactttcttatgaatgtaacgTAAATATGTCCTGCAATACTGGATGTTATTTACATTCACTCTTATCTGAGTGACAGGTGAAATAAACATTTACCGTTTTTCAGagtatgtggttaggcaggaaccacagaggacagcttaaattgccgCTAGTGAATCAAGTAGCAAaaatattcatattcttccttgtcactaaGTTAATAGTTGACCATGCGGTAGCCGCTAGCGCGCCTGACATCAAAATGACCAGCATTACCACAATTTTTTGCAGTTTCCAAAGCTATCGAGCCATATTGGGTAGATTTCATATTTATACTAACGTTTTCCACTAAAAAAGAAGACGTTAAGATGTCCGCCCCCGTTTATTGTGCCACAATGCCTGAAACCGCTATAAAAATTCTACTAATATGGCGTtattttcttcagtctcttcaataAACTCTGAGAACTGACAATAACTGGGAGCATTTGATCTTATACAATTAAGAACTGACATGACTTGTTTTAAAACTTGTCATGTCCATTTCTCACACAGAATGTTGAATTAATGGTTTTGATCCAGTAGTCTTTGGCACGAGACGAACGACACACGTTTTTGCCAGCACCACTTGCTAAAcatcttaactcattaaattacagaatttttttttttagattttgataaTTTCAGATCCACTACCCACATGGGTTAGAATTCCTTACACCATTTTGTCACaagtaacatgttgaatttttcgtGATTATAATTCATTACACGAATAAAGGAAGAGAAAGTACAATAATAATTTCCAGGTATTGTAAtgttcattttctttatattttaaggTTACATTATCTATACATGTCAAATGCATGCAGTAGAACCAACAAAATAACTGTACTGCATAACATGAATAAAGTAAAACATTGCAAGAATAAAGaacaaatgacaaatattttattagaCAACTCAGTCTTCTTAGTgccagtgatatacaatgaaacatTGCTTTGGATGGAGTCCCACATTGCATTTTACAGTGAATTTTTGTGCATTTACCATAATGTCCGCATCTCCTTTGCATGCTCTGCTCATCAATCAAGTGCTCAATATTATCAAATCTTATGTCTTCTTGCTCCTGTGACAGAAATCTTGGCCTCATACTTCTTGGCTTTTGAATGTTTGGCAAAGTCAGAACTGAAAGTACAATACATCTGGTAAATTCTAGCAAGCTTACATTGTTATTTAGCTCCCAGTATAGGATCCACACATTCACAACAGCACCATTTAGGCAGAACCTGATCATTGGTCTGTACCCTTTCTTTGATCTTATTCGAGTGCAGTGTAGACTTCGTGGATTGTCTAAAAGATCTACACCTTCCATGTGACAATTCCTGTACAAGGGAAGGCTGTGATATGGAATCCTTGCTTGATTCTCTATTCCACCTGAAGCATGTACTTTCATCTAATACACATTCATCCAGTACATTGGTCCCCGGAGTCACTTGACTATTGTCGTTACATCTTACAACTGTGACAGAATTTTCTATCACGTAACACATGATTAGTACCTCATGTTGCCTTCTTTATAACTGGTGTAGGTGCCTTCTCCAAGCAGTCATTTCTCAGGGTTCCTATGCAGTTGATTCAACTTTAAGTAAGCTTTTTTAATAGGGGCAAAGAGTTAAAGTAATCACCAATGTACACTGTCCTGTTCTGAGGGTGTAGCCCACACACAACTTTTCTACTATAGAATGTCCCAGTGGCTTGTGGGGATCTCTCTGAATTACTCCAAtatatggctcaaatgaaacattcaacgaaggaaaaatatacctaaaaacaaagatgaggtGACTTACCAAattaaagtgctggcaggtcgacagacacacaaacaaacacaaacatacacacaaaattcaagctttcgcaacaaacagttgcttcgtcaggaaagagggaaggagagggaaagacgaaaggatgtgggttttaagggagagggtaaggagtcattccaatcccgggagtggaaagacttaccttagggggaaaaaaggacaggtatacactagcacacacacacatatccatccgcatatacatagacacaagcagacattatctgcagtttgcccaaactctttgcctctgcatatgtctgcctgtgtccgcaCATGCGTGGATGGATATGCGTGCGTGTGcgagcgcaccccccccccccccccccccgcccccaaggcaagtccccccgcccccgggaccggaacgactccccaccctctccctcaaaacccaaaTCCCCCCGTCCCCCCCATccccctgacgaggcaaccgttggccgCGAAAGCTAGAACCCAGTTTGGGCAAACTGCagataatgtctgcttgtgtctatgtatatgcggatggatatatgtgtgtgtgtgtgtgtgtgtgtgtgtgtgtgtgtgtgtgtgtgtgtgtgtgtgcgcgtgcgcgctagcgtatacctgtccttttttcccccctaaggtaagtctttccactcccgggattggaatgactccttaccctctccctcaaaacccacatcctttcgtcttcccctctccttccctctttcctgacgaagcaactgtgttgcgaaagtttgaattttgtgtgtatgtttgtgtgtctgtttgtttgtgtgtctgcctttacaaatgtctgcttgtgtctgtgtatatgaggatggatatgtgtgtgtgtgcgagtgtatacctgtccttttttccccctaaggtaagtctttccgctcccgggattggaatgactccttaccctctcccttaaaacccaaatccttttgtctttccctctccttccctctttcctgacgaggcaaccattggttgcgaaagctagattttgtgtgtatgtttgtgtttgtgtgtgtgtgtctatcgacctgccagcgcttttgtttggtaagtccatcatctttctttttatatatatatatatatatatatatatatatatatatatatatatatatatatatatatatatatatatatatatatatatattatgtagcTGAACACCACCATTTGAAACCACAACAAATTGGCTTGCTTTTCATAAACTAATTTATTAAGTGGTGGTCATAATGATGTTCCATGCTCTCATCCAAGGAGAAGTCTGAGCCTAGAGCCTCTATGATGTCTTGAAATTTCTTATCAAGATGTGAAATTAATGGCTGAACCTTATAAACTTGACCTTTTTCAATGCTGTCATCATCGACATGGTAGAAACTATCaattttgtcaaaaatatttctgGAGATAGAATTTGAAACAAGGGCATTGTTTGTGTCATGTCTGGTCTACCAGAACATACGTCTTTGCATGACCTTACAATATCCAGATAACAGCAAAATAGCGATGTATCTGTAGATGTCTTGACATTTGTATATTGCGTTCCATATTTTACTGTCTGTCATCAGAATCTCAaccaaatcagcatgaaaaactttACAAAAAAAGATCTACTGGAGTAGAGTTTGATGTGTGGAGATTTTCTATTATATCAGGTGTAGGATCACGAGATGCCTCAACCCAGTCTTTATTCTATCCAGTGTCTTTTCCTAACTTGGGACCACTATCGTGATCTGGAACAGCAGGGATTTCCCTCTCGAGTGGACAAAGAGGTAACATTTTCAACAAGGTCGTCAGTATTTACTGATCTCATCTCTGCAGTATGTCCTAGAAACTTCATTCTCAAACTAGAAACAGTGGTGAGTTGTTCTGCATCACTATCTGCATCATCTTTATCAGTGTCCCCACCATCATTTGGCGGAATAAGTACAAATTACAGTTCCTGACATCTATCAAATATGTCACACAAAGTTTCGTCGTCGGTGTAGAACAGCATGTTTAGAACCTCTAAGTCCCTCTCCTTTACCAAATTATATCTGAAATAAATCGGACCAACTGCAGGAAAATGACCCCTTACTGCCAATGTACGATATAAGCCAGTACCACAACAAAGCAAATAAAGTACTCTTTTCCAATTTGTGCTTTCTTATATATTGTATTTAAGTATTCAAATTACTAATCCGTAATAATGAGCGAAATTAAGAACCTACACatcataattttattattacttaCTGCCTGTCCATGACAAGAAGCAGCAGAGCCACTAGAACTAGAACAAATGCTTTCCACCAGGAAGCAAACAATCCTGATCTTCACTGCTACTGTTAGTTTCAACAATGGACTATCAAactaacaataaaacaaaatattttagttgTCGACGATGAGGTTCTGAAAATCATAATTTTCGTTTATCcttcaaataaaaattaataccTGTGCAGTATCTACATCATCTGTTGATTCGTCCAGACCCAAAGAGAATCACTTAAGTATTGCGTTTTCTCATACAAGTCAGTTAATATATTCCCAGCAATATCATTTACTCTTCAAGCCACAATGTTTGCTGACGAACtggtgtttttaaataaattagcttACTCTGGACATATTTCTTCAACTTACACAATCATTTATTAACTCACTGTCAGTAAATGACACACTGAACTCACCATTTTGTGAAAGAACATTACAATGACCTACACAAGTGGTATTTATTAGTAGCAATGCAATGAAACTGAGTTAAAGCCACAGCTTGAAGTCAGACAATCTTTTCACTGTGTAATGACTACTGCACTGCCACCAATTATCTTTCTCTAAACTGGCAAAACAAACTTTCGACAAAGTGTTACTAAAATGTTGTTCTTTGACCTAAAATCGATCAAAAATTGGTACCTCTAAACAtttgttttcatctttttcttcCCAAAAATTGTTCTTAATTGCTTGCACACAGTGCTTATCAATTTCATTTGAGCATTTAAGACCCTTTACTATATTTTGGAGACTCATCAGAACGAAGTGGTGGCAACCAACACTTTGCACAATGTAGCCTTTGGGCGACATATTAAGAGCTTGCTGTCCAGAAGAGACTTGTCATACCACATTAAACACAGTCAATTATAACCTTCTGGTTCTCAATAAAGCTGTCTTAGGCTTTTCGTCAACAGTCTTTTTCGCTATAGATTGATTTCAGctatctgtttttaatttattacattatcCCACAACTTTTAGTTTCTTATACTTCAATGTCCTTTCTCAGGAAATTATTGCCATGTTCAGTAGTGGTTTGTTTCATAAATTTTCCTCAACAGAAGAAACAGACATTTCAGCTTCTTTCTGTTGTCTTTGCCGCAGTTTCTCTTTTGCAAATGTTTTACTTGCAAAGATATTTTGGTAAACTGGGAAACAAATCAGTAACCACTTATGGTTTTAAAGACCACCTTTGTCTTAAACTTTCACATTTTTTGACATCAATGATAAGTCTGCTTTTGTAATAAGTTCCACATCAATATTAGAACAGCTGAGTGAAATTGATGTCTTTCCAAGACATTGCTTTCACCAATTTTGAAATTTCTACTTTGTTTTTTGGACGCCTCAAATGTTTACCTTTACCTTCCTGTAGCCAGATATGCAAGCTGGAACAAAACACGtgagccttttttttctttcttcttttctaaaTATGAGCAACTATAACACCACAACTTTATACTGCAGCCTTCAACTCTTTGATGTTCACTCATAATACCGTAAACAAATTCATTAAACAAGAATGGACAATAACACACCTTATGATAAAGCAAAAGCACTTCAACTCGAGCCTTGACCATCAGTCTGTTTGTAGTTTGCCAGCACACCACACATCCTATGCTACATGTGCTTGGTGTGTCTTCACACTACCTGTTCCAAGGTTGCACCTTTATTTAAACTGTACTCCATTTCCTATATAAATGTGTGATCCTCCACCCATTGAAGAAATCttatttaagtatttttttaactgctggaatactttctATCCTGAAAAACACCTTTTGTGGGTGCTTGAAGTTGTTTCACCATGTGGCCTAAATTTCTACAAATCAACTTACCACTCTTCTCTTTAATCATGCTTAGGTGGAGGTAATGTTTAGTGAAACACCATCTATTGATAGTCTCACCTGGTACAAGAGTAGCATGCATTAAGTCAGCTGCCATTTACAACCTATCACATTCCATTACATTTAAAGAGTAAAGAACACTTCAACAGCACGTGTTACTTGGCACACGAACTGTTTTAACGGTCTGTTAGAGCATAACGAAAAGTTTTCCATTATTTCTATATTttgttttctgaaattttttgCACTTAATCTAAtaacagaaagtattcagaaactaCGTGTGCCACCACAATACattgtaaaatcacaaaaaaacAGAATGGTTGGCCTAAATTATCTTCAGAGGCAAAATTTCATTACTGCAAATACACATGTTTAGTTCAGCTTTTGGACCTATCTGCTGTTGTACTATCAATTATTATGTTATTTGTCTCATATTTTAAATCTGACTAAACAGTGTCTATTACATATACTCAAAAAGTCCACAATACTGTATGTGGAATATTCTACTTAACATAATTGTCTGACATTACAtatactagagagagagagagtgtgagtgtgagtgtgtgtgtgtgtgtgtgtgtgtgtgtgtgtgtgtgtgtgtgtgtgtgtgtggggggggggggggggggggcagcgtgcgTTTGACTAAtgttgacgaaggccaatggctGAAGGCTTGAATTGTGAAGAgagtttttgttgtgcctctctgctactcaacatctccactatataatATTGAAAGCATAGTTTTGAAAGCTAAATACAGTGGTTTAACTTTTAGACTGGTTTATCAGCAATGTTTGAATTTACCCTTAAAAAATGCTAGTCGGGTACTGCAGTTTTACAGTTTTGTCAAGTATATTTTCATTTGGTATAATATTAGGCTGCAGCATCAGAACAATATTTTTGCACTTACCTATAAGTCAACCTTTTTCATCTGCTGGTCTGATTTGTCTTGACCTTTTAGTCTTTTGCTGTATTCAATTGTATGCCAGTAAACACTGTCTTGTAGACATCAGCTTTGCTAAGCAGTGAAATTAGGAATATATGACAGTTTTGATATGTAAAGCAAATTCATGCTCATTTCTAATTATATTAGTTCCCGTAGTGGTGCAATGCCTTGCAGTTGGGCTAAAAAGATGCTTTGTTCGATAACAAGCAAACGTGTTCAGATAAGTGGATGCATGCTTCAGCTTTACTGTTCCTTTACTTCAACAATTCACCAGTCCTTTCTAGTACCtcaaacagcatttcacatttacaatagaacacacagtaatacacttttttatttcacctttgctattcattcaaaaattataattttattctgcataaaaattgaaaattaagtatTTTGAATCGGaaaaatgtttaaataatgaaaatacatacaaaaaatacaaCTAACACAGTATGAAAATTTAAGCTACTTGCTTTACAATATTCTCTGAACATTGAAGACAATATTAAATGCTGGCACTGTGGATAATGACTATGTTTACACATGGCACTATGTGGACAAAATGTGACATACTTGCTTAAACTTACTTCTTTCATTACACTACACAAACTAGTAAAAACAGTTACAGAAGCAAATTTTCCTGATGAATATGATCAAAACATGTTATTAACCTGTTTAATGACTTGCAATTAAGAGCAAATGGACAGGCCTGTTCCTAAGTACTCATCGCCAGGCACTCAAGTGtaacaatttaaacaaaaaatttccaaaatgaGCGACAGTATTCTCATAGAATATTTCAAAGCATAGACAAAATTCATGAGCTCACAAAAATTTAAGAGCAAGTCCAGCACGAGACAGTGCACAGCaacttaataataaaattatttcaatattattcaacaactgtctcaagAATTTGGAATGTTAGATGCTACAAACAAGAGAGACTGTGTACAAATACCAATCAAGAGCTACTACAGATGGGGATTATCTACCAGTTGATCCTGTGAGAACCTGAGCGCCTCGAGTAATAAGAATTGGCAGAGTTCGCATAAGATGACCTTGACCGCGGGGGAGGAAAATCTGAACCTGAAATTCTGCCTCCCTGGATACGTGGGACACGAGAAAATGTGTTTTCAAATTCTCTGTACTGTTGGGAATCTGACATTCTTGATCTACGTTCACCAGAGTTCAGAGGATCTCGTTCCACATATCTATCTTCTCTGGATTGCATCTGATCTGACCCTCTAAACCTGGATTCCCGGAAAGGCGACTCATTCAGGTCTCTAAATCTGGAGTCGTGGGACAGTGGTTGATACGAGCCTCTGAACCGCGGGTTATCTGATTGACCTTTGTCTGGAATCACGTACGTGGAATCGTGAGATGGTGCTTCATCCAAAGCTGCATACTTTGTTTCTTGAGGCAACAGCTCATCTGGAACAATAAGCCTCATCAGAAGGAGCTGGGGAGGATCTGCGACTCCATAACCTGTCTCACGAGGCTGCCGACGTTCTGAAGCAAAGTAGCTGTTTGACGTGATGTAACTGGCTTCTCGCAAAGGTGACTGTTCTGGCACGGCGAACCCACGCTCACGAGGCCGTTCTGAAACCGGGAATCTAGACTTGCGATTCTGCAGTGTTGTATGCTCTTGTGGCGAGAGTCTACCTGAAGCCGTAAACTGCGTTTCACGAAAGTGAGGAGGTTTGACACCAGCAAATCCGAACTCATTACGCTGTGGCCATACCCGACTTTCAAATCTAGAAACACGAGGACGAGAATTTGTATCAGACGCTCCACTCTGCTGCTCCTTCCATTCTGACATCGGCACAAATTTAGTTTTACCAAAGCCGAGGAATAATTTATAATTCTGTTTCTTCAGATGGTCAGAAGATTTGTCGTCTACCCAAACAGCCAGCCTTGTTGCCTTTATGTCTGACTCTCGCACTCTCCTGAGTACTTTCCACTCTGTGGTGGAGATGTCTTTATTTTGCTTCTGAAACAAATCCAGAATCTGCTGGCTGCTTTTCTTCACCATCTCCTTCATCACCCACAGTACGTACCTGGTACCCGTCAATGTGGTTTCTGCCTGTCCGACAGCCAGC
Above is a window of Schistocerca cancellata isolate TAMUIC-IGC-003103 chromosome 11, iqSchCanc2.1, whole genome shotgun sequence DNA encoding:
- the LOC126108976 gene encoding uncharacterized protein LOC126108976 is translated as MCLSGREVEAKEEMFRSMRLAVVLEGFPDNKMTEKQAEVVEAALVESINPSDQEEPIQFSATQYENGALVFTCVNKETKSWLQKKVNKLVPWPGARLAVGQAETTLTGTRYVLWVMKEMVKKSSQQILDLFQKQNKDISTTEWKVLRRVRESDIKATRLAVWVDDKSSDHLKKQNYKLFLGFGKTKFVPMSEWKEQQSGASDTNSRPRVSRFESRVWPQRNEFGFAGVKPPHFRETQFTASGRLSPQEHTTLQNRKSRFPVSERPRERGFAVPEQSPLREASYITSNSYFASERRQPRETGYGVADPPQLLLMRLIVPDELLPQETKYAALDEAPSHDSTYVIPDKGQSDNPRFRGSYQPLSHDSRFRDLNESPFRESRFRGSDQMQSREDRYVERDPLNSGERRSRMSDSQQYREFENTFSRVPRIQGGRISGSDFPPPRSRSSYANSANSYYSRRSGSHRINW